The following proteins are encoded in a genomic region of Arachis ipaensis cultivar K30076 chromosome B02, Araip1.1, whole genome shotgun sequence:
- the LOC107625439 gene encoding ribosomal RNA small subunit methyltransferase NEP1: MTRAYGGKGRKRKLAEPKYDRQEDQDYHQEDQQPQPKRQEPEQQQPPADNNEELPGIPIAPTELQTDKPNVIFILEKASLEVAKVGKTYQLLNSDEHGHFLRKNNKNPGDYRPDITHQALLSILDSPLNKAGRLRTVYIKTEKGVLIEVKPYVRIPRTFKRFSGVMLELLQKLSISAAGKREKLLRAIKNPVTQYLPLNSRKIGLSYSSDKLVTMRDYVSTIPSNTDLVFVVGAMAHGKIETDYTEDYIAISGYPLSAAYCIARICNALEDMWKIL, from the exons ATGACGAGGGCGTACGGCGGGAAGGGGCGGAAGCGAAAGCTAGCTGAGCCCAAATACGACCGCCAGGAAGATCAAGATTACCACCAAGAAGACCAGCAACCGCAGCCAAAGCGCCAAGAACCAGAACAGCAACAACCACCCGCTGATAACAACGAAGAACTGCCGGGCATCCCTATTGCCCCAACCGAACTTCAAACTGACAAGCCCAACGTCATCTTCATCCTCGAAAAGGCTTCTTTGGAGGTCGCCAAAGTTGGCAag ACTTATCAGCTCTTGAACTCGGATGAACATGGCCATTTCCTCCGAAAGAATAACAAGAACCCCGGTGATTATAGGCCTGACATTACTCATCAG GCTCTTCTATCTATTTTGGATAGCCCACTGAATAAGGCTGGGAGGTTGCGCACAGTATATATAAAGACTGAAAAAGGTGTTCTTATAGAGGTTAAGCCATATGTTCGTATTCCCAGAACATTTAAGCGGTTCTCTGGTGTTATGT TGGAACTGCTGCAAAAATTGAGCATATCTGCTGCTGGCAAGCGTGAGAAGCTTCTACGCGCAATAAAAAACCCTGTAACCCAGTATTTGCCTCTTAACTCTAGAAAAATAG GTCTCTCCTACAGTTCAGACAAGCTGGTAACCATGAGGGACTATGTATCAACTATACCCAGTAATACAGACCTTGTCTTTGTG GTGGGAGCAATGGCCCATGGGAAAATTGAGACAGATTATACAGAGGACTACATAGCAA TATCTGGATACCCTCTAAGTGCTGCTTACTGTATCGCGAGAATATGTAATGCCCTCGAGGATATGTGGAAAATATTGTGA